A window of Bufo gargarizans isolate SCDJY-AF-19 chromosome 9, ASM1485885v1, whole genome shotgun sequence contains these coding sequences:
- the SPACA9 gene encoding sperm acrosome-associated protein 9: MDFTMNEAKQTLKVLEQQCKLLRQQQVTFITALERTRENAHDRIKPVQNLAQVQSYLDYHCNNSTDKRILSLFLDVCNNVADFCVKLDAMQTEMRSAGGVTEETLTLLSPTNDLSGLRAKYPHDAINHLSCDEARNFYGGVVSLIPIVLDNIREAVARMEKVQPQHLGKDDRLGAGQRSIQYSHVKAGGGSFTHNTGAQTNVSHADSSFQTSNKNKYNSQSLKPAWRPAGRLYTS, from the exons ATGGACTTCACAATGAACGAGGCCAAGCAGACCCTCAAGGTCCTAGAGCAACAGTGCAAACTCCTGAGACAGCAGCAAGTGACCTTCATCACCGCCCTGGAGCGCACGCGCGAAAACGCCCACGACAGGATCAAACCTGTGCAGAATCTGGCGCAG GTGCAAAGCTACTTAGACTACCACTGTAACAACAGCACCGACAAGAGAATCCTTTCCCTGTTCCTGGATGTCTGCAACAATGTGGCGGATTTCTGCGTCAAGCTGGATGCCATGCAGACTGAGATGAGGTCCGCAGGGGGCGTCACTGAAGAAACCCTGACCCTGCTCagtccaaccaatgatctgtctggTCTAAGAGCCAA GTATCCTCATGACGCTATTAATCACCTCAGTTGTGATGAAGCCAGGAACTTTTATGGTGGAGTTGTGAGCCTCATCCCCATCGTTCTGGACAATATCCGAGAAGCCGTGGCCAGGATGGAGAAAGTGCAGCCTCAACATCTGGGAAAGGACGACAGACTAGGCGCCGGTCAGAGGAGCATACAGTATAGTCACGTGAAGGCAGGAGGGGGTAGCTTCACACACAACACTGGGGCTCAGACCAATGTCAGTCACGCAGATTCATCTTTTCAGAcatcaaacaaaaataaatacaacagTCAGTCCTTAAAACCAGCATGGAGGCCCGCAGGACGCCTCTACACCAGTTAG